One genomic region from Solwaraspora sp. WMMD792 encodes:
- the nirB gene encoding nitrite reductase large subunit NirB, which yields MNRLIVIGNGMVGQRLVEAVRSRDTGGEWQVTVLAEESRPAYDRVRLSAFFDGVGPDELSVHTPDDGVDLRLAEPARRIDRDRRVVVTDHGEYGYDALVLATGSYPFVPPIDGAHRPTDGASGGDLRDGVFVYRTLDDLVAIRDFATDPAAGRRVGTVIGGGLLGLEAANALRLLGLRTHVVEFAPRLMPVQIDEAGGAMLRRYVEDLGVDVHLGTATSAIRTGPDGTPHGVALTDGTELETDLVVVAAGIRPRDDLARAAGLAVGERGGVTVDATCRTSDPHIWAVGECAAVSVDGEPGRCYGLVAPGYAMAEVVADRLLGGTAAFPGADTSTKLKLLGVDVASFGDAHGATPDCLDVTFTDPATRVYAKLVLSDDARTLLGGVLVGDATAYPTLRASVGGPLPGPPLALLAPAGSDGAAGGAGIDALPGSAQVCSCNAVTKDQILGAIGEGCTDVAGIKACTRAGTSCGSCVPMLKQLLSVAGVAQSTALCEHFDHSRQELFDIVRVRGIRTFSQLVAEHGRGRGCDICKPVVASILASLGNGYVLDGEQATLQDTNDHFLANIQRDGTYSVVPRIPGGEITPEKLIVIGEVARDFNLYTKITGGQRIDLFGARVEQLPKIWRRLVDAGFESGHAYGKALRTVKSCVGSTWCRYGVQDSVGLAVALELRYRGLRAPHKIKSAVSGCARECAEARSKDFGIIATDVGWNLYVGGNGGFRPRHADLFASDLSTEELVRTIDRFLMFYIRTADRLQRTAAWIEAMDGGLDHLRSVIVDDSLGLAAELDEAMARHVESYSDEWRDTIDDPERLRRFASFVNAPDTPDPSITFEVERGQPVPALGERRPVALGLPTTLEVRR from the coding sequence GTGAACCGGTTGATCGTCATCGGCAACGGCATGGTCGGGCAGCGCCTGGTCGAAGCGGTCCGCTCCCGCGACACCGGCGGCGAATGGCAGGTCACGGTGCTCGCCGAGGAGTCGCGGCCGGCGTACGACCGGGTCCGGTTGTCGGCCTTCTTCGACGGTGTCGGGCCGGACGAGTTGAGCGTGCACACCCCGGACGACGGGGTGGACCTGCGGCTGGCCGAGCCGGCCCGGCGGATCGACCGGGACCGCCGGGTGGTCGTCACCGACCACGGCGAGTACGGCTACGACGCGCTGGTGCTGGCCACCGGCTCGTACCCGTTCGTCCCGCCGATCGACGGCGCACACCGCCCCACCGACGGCGCCAGCGGCGGCGACCTGCGCGACGGGGTGTTCGTCTACCGGACGCTGGACGACCTGGTCGCCATCCGCGACTTCGCCACCGATCCGGCCGCCGGCCGGCGGGTCGGCACGGTGATCGGCGGCGGCCTGCTCGGCCTGGAGGCCGCCAACGCGCTGCGGCTGCTCGGCCTGCGTACCCACGTGGTGGAGTTCGCGCCCCGGCTGATGCCGGTCCAGATCGACGAGGCCGGCGGGGCGATGCTGCGCCGCTACGTCGAGGACCTCGGCGTCGACGTGCACCTGGGGACCGCGACGTCGGCGATCCGCACCGGGCCGGACGGCACCCCGCACGGGGTCGCCCTCACCGACGGCACCGAACTGGAGACCGACCTGGTCGTCGTCGCCGCCGGCATCCGGCCCCGCGACGACCTGGCCCGCGCCGCCGGGCTGGCCGTCGGCGAGCGCGGCGGGGTGACCGTCGACGCCACCTGCCGGACCAGCGACCCGCACATCTGGGCGGTCGGCGAGTGCGCCGCGGTCAGCGTCGACGGCGAACCGGGCCGCTGCTACGGGCTGGTCGCCCCCGGCTACGCGATGGCCGAGGTGGTCGCCGACCGGCTACTCGGCGGCACCGCCGCCTTCCCCGGCGCGGACACCTCCACGAAGCTCAAACTGCTCGGGGTGGACGTGGCGTCGTTCGGCGACGCGCACGGCGCCACCCCCGATTGTCTGGACGTCACCTTCACCGACCCGGCCACCCGGGTCTACGCCAAGCTGGTGCTCTCCGACGACGCGCGCACCCTGCTCGGCGGGGTGCTGGTCGGCGACGCGACGGCGTACCCGACGTTGCGGGCCAGCGTCGGCGGGCCGCTGCCGGGCCCGCCGCTGGCGCTGCTCGCCCCGGCCGGCTCCGACGGTGCCGCCGGCGGCGCCGGCATCGACGCGCTGCCCGGCAGCGCCCAGGTCTGCTCCTGCAACGCGGTCACCAAGGATCAGATCCTCGGCGCGATCGGCGAAGGCTGCACCGACGTCGCCGGGATCAAGGCGTGCACCCGGGCCGGCACCAGCTGCGGGTCCTGCGTACCGATGCTCAAGCAGTTGCTGTCCGTCGCCGGGGTGGCCCAGTCGACGGCGCTGTGCGAACACTTCGACCACAGCCGCCAGGAGCTGTTCGACATCGTCCGGGTACGCGGCATCCGGACCTTCTCCCAGCTGGTCGCCGAGCACGGTCGGGGCCGGGGCTGCGACATCTGCAAGCCGGTGGTCGCCTCGATCCTCGCCTCGCTGGGCAACGGCTACGTGCTCGACGGCGAGCAGGCCACCCTGCAGGACACCAACGACCACTTCCTGGCCAACATCCAGCGCGACGGCACCTACTCGGTGGTGCCGCGGATACCCGGTGGGGAGATCACCCCGGAGAAGCTGATCGTGATCGGCGAGGTGGCCCGGGACTTCAACCTCTACACGAAGATCACCGGTGGGCAGCGGATCGACCTGTTCGGTGCCCGGGTGGAGCAGTTGCCGAAGATCTGGCGGCGGCTGGTCGACGCCGGCTTCGAGTCCGGTCACGCCTACGGCAAGGCGCTGCGGACGGTGAAGTCCTGCGTCGGCTCCACCTGGTGCCGCTACGGGGTGCAGGACTCGGTCGGCCTGGCGGTCGCCCTGGAGCTGCGCTACCGGGGGCTGCGCGCCCCGCACAAGATCAAGTCTGCGGTATCCGGCTGCGCCCGGGAGTGCGCCGAAGCTCGCAGCAAGGACTTCGGCATCATCGCCACCGACGTCGGCTGGAACCTCTACGTCGGCGGCAACGGCGGCTTCCGGCCCCGGCACGCCGACCTGTTCGCCAGCGACCTGTCCACCGAGGAGCTCGTCCGTACCATCGACCGGTTCCTGATGTTCTACATCCGCACCGCCGATCGGCTGCAACGCACCGCGGCCTGGATCGAGGCCATGGACGGCGGCCTGGACCACCTGCGATCGGTGATCGTCGACGACTCGCTCGGGCTGGCGGCCGAGCTGGACGAGGCGATGGCCCGGCACGTCGAGTCCTACTCGGACGAGTGGCGGGACACGATCGACGACCCGGAGCGGCTACGCCGCTTCGCCTCCTTCGTCAACGCACCCGACACCCCGGACCCGTCGATCACCTTCGAGGTCGAGCGGGGCCAGCCGGTGCCGGCCCTGGGCGAGCGCCGGCCCGTCGCGCTCGGTCTCCCGACAACCCTGGAGGTACGCCGATGA
- a CDS encoding FAD-dependent oxidoreductase has product MNRIVIVGHGMAGARLAAELHARRGDYKITVYGAERHRAYNRIMLSNLLAGRADELDVTLTEAAGHGIDVRSGLAVTAIEPATRTVRTADGTATEYDHLVLATGSRAVVPDLPGLTGADGPAGLPDRVAVFRTLDDCRRILAAAAGARTALVLGGGLLGLEAARGLAARGLDVRVVHKVGQLMERQLDATASAVLARTLAGLGVGTELAAAAESVTATTDGVRLRLGDGRELDADLLVLACGVRPDTDLAQRAGLRVGRGVMVDDRMATSDPRIWAIGDCAEHDGVVTGLVAPAWEQAQVLARVLAGDDPGARYRPLPTVTRLKAAGIDLAAMGDTRPGADGQTEELSFADPARGTYARLLIRDDRLTGAIMLGDNPAVGTVIQLFDRGGPVPADRRALLLGRSVGGTVAAPATSPALMPDAATVCQCNTVSKGALVRCWRAGARSVAEVVAATRATTGCGSCTDAVTGIVDWLSSVDSDVEVPA; this is encoded by the coding sequence GTGAACCGTATCGTCATCGTCGGCCACGGCATGGCCGGTGCCCGGCTCGCCGCCGAGCTGCACGCCCGGCGCGGCGACTACAAGATCACCGTGTACGGGGCGGAGCGGCACCGGGCGTACAACCGGATCATGCTGTCGAACCTGCTCGCCGGCCGGGCCGACGAGCTGGACGTCACGCTCACCGAGGCCGCCGGGCACGGCATCGACGTGCGGTCCGGGTTGGCGGTGACCGCGATCGAGCCGGCCACCCGGACGGTGCGCACCGCCGACGGCACCGCCACCGAGTACGACCACCTGGTGCTCGCCACCGGCAGCCGGGCCGTGGTCCCCGACCTGCCCGGCCTGACCGGTGCCGACGGCCCGGCGGGGTTGCCCGACCGGGTCGCGGTGTTCCGGACCCTGGACGACTGCCGGCGGATCCTCGCCGCCGCAGCCGGTGCCCGCACCGCGCTGGTGCTCGGCGGCGGCCTGCTCGGGCTGGAAGCCGCCCGTGGGCTCGCCGCACGCGGACTGGACGTACGGGTGGTACACAAGGTCGGTCAGCTGATGGAGCGTCAACTCGACGCCACCGCCAGCGCGGTGCTCGCCCGTACCCTGGCCGGCCTCGGCGTCGGCACCGAGCTGGCCGCCGCCGCCGAGTCGGTCACCGCCACCACCGACGGGGTACGGCTGCGGCTCGGCGACGGCCGGGAGCTGGACGCCGACCTGCTGGTGCTGGCCTGCGGTGTCCGGCCGGACACCGACCTGGCCCAGCGGGCCGGGCTACGGGTCGGGCGCGGTGTGATGGTCGACGACCGGATGGCCACCAGCGACCCGCGCATCTGGGCGATCGGGGACTGCGCCGAACACGACGGCGTCGTTACCGGGCTGGTCGCCCCCGCCTGGGAACAGGCCCAGGTGCTGGCCCGGGTGCTGGCCGGCGACGACCCGGGTGCCCGCTACCGGCCACTGCCGACGGTGACCCGGCTCAAGGCCGCCGGCATCGACCTCGCCGCGATGGGCGACACCCGGCCGGGCGCCGACGGGCAGACCGAGGAGCTCAGCTTCGCCGACCCGGCCCGCGGCACGTACGCCCGGCTGCTGATCCGCGACGACCGGCTGACCGGGGCGATCATGCTCGGCGACAACCCGGCCGTCGGCACCGTCATCCAGCTGTTCGACCGGGGCGGTCCGGTGCCGGCCGACCGGCGGGCGCTGCTGCTCGGCCGGTCGGTCGGCGGCACCGTCGCGGCGCCGGCGACCAGTCCGGCACTGATGCCGGACGCGGCGACCGTCTGCCAGTGCAACACGGTCAGCAAGGGGGCGCTGGTGCGCTGCTGGCGCGCCGGTGCCCGGTCGGTCGCCGAGGTGGTCGCCGCCACCCGGGCCACCACCGGCTGTGGCAGTTGCACCGACGCGGTCACCGGCATCGTCGACTGGCTCTCATCTGTGGATTCCGACGTGGAGGTACCAGCGTGA
- a CDS encoding molybdopterin oxidoreductase family protein, which produces MPGSVQVTIGPTGGSVDRTVATHCPYCALQCGMRLRASADGGVQVLPRQFPTNQGGLCQKGWTAAELLDHPQRLTTPLVRDRPGAELRPASWDEALDRIVADVTGIQQAHGRDAVAMFGGGGLTNEKAYALGKFARVALRTRNIDYNGRFCMSSAAAAGIRAFGVDRGLPFPMADVGTADTLLLVGANVAETMPPFARYLTEMKQRGGTLIVIDPRRTATARLADLHLQPTPGTDLAVANALLHVALREGWVDQTYVTERTTGFDTVRATVAGYWPARVERLTGVPIGDLEAAARALAGGDRRATDAPPAKVVILTARGAEQHAKGVDTVSAYVNLALALGLPGRPGSGYGCLTGQGNGQGGREHGQKADQLPGYRRIDDPAARAHVAGVWGVDPADLPGPGVSAYELLDALGTPAGPKALLVFGSNPVVSAPRAGRVQRRLADLDLLVVADFVLSETAAMADVVLPTAQWAEEDGTMTNLEGRVLRRHALRPPPPGARTDLAVLADLAQRLGCPAGQFPADPAEVFTELRRASAGGVADYAGVTWERIDAADGVFWPCPDPDRPDTPRMFTERFATPDGRARFVPVEHRAAAEEVCADYPLYLTTGRVLAQYQSGAQTRRIAPLRGAAPEAFVELHPDLAARLGVADGDPVTVTSRRGEMRAPARLTESIRPDTVFAPFHWGGAGRINSVTNDALDPTSRMPEFKICAVRVERA; this is translated from the coding sequence ATGCCAGGCAGCGTGCAGGTGACCATCGGGCCGACCGGCGGATCCGTCGACCGGACCGTGGCCACCCACTGCCCGTACTGCGCCCTGCAGTGCGGCATGCGGCTGCGCGCGAGCGCCGACGGCGGCGTGCAGGTGCTGCCCCGGCAGTTTCCCACCAACCAGGGCGGGCTCTGTCAGAAAGGCTGGACCGCTGCCGAGCTGCTCGACCACCCGCAGCGGCTGACCACCCCGCTGGTCCGTGACCGACCGGGGGCCGAGCTGCGGCCGGCCAGCTGGGACGAGGCGCTGGACCGGATCGTCGCCGACGTCACCGGCATTCAGCAGGCACACGGCCGCGACGCGGTCGCGATGTTCGGCGGCGGCGGGCTCACCAACGAGAAGGCGTACGCGCTGGGCAAGTTCGCCCGGGTCGCGCTGCGTACCCGCAACATCGACTACAACGGCCGGTTCTGCATGTCCTCGGCGGCCGCCGCCGGGATCCGGGCCTTCGGCGTCGACCGTGGTCTGCCGTTCCCGATGGCCGACGTCGGCACCGCCGACACCCTGCTGCTGGTCGGCGCGAACGTGGCCGAGACGATGCCGCCGTTCGCCCGCTACCTGACCGAGATGAAACAGCGCGGCGGTACGTTGATCGTGATCGACCCCCGCCGCACCGCCACGGCCCGCCTGGCCGACCTGCACCTGCAGCCCACCCCCGGCACCGACCTCGCGGTGGCCAACGCGCTGCTGCACGTCGCGCTGCGAGAGGGCTGGGTGGACCAGACCTACGTCACCGAGCGGACCACCGGCTTCGACACCGTCCGGGCCACCGTCGCCGGCTACTGGCCGGCCCGGGTGGAACGGCTCACCGGCGTACCGATCGGCGATCTGGAGGCGGCGGCGCGGGCGCTGGCCGGCGGCGACCGACGCGCGACCGACGCCCCGCCCGCGAAGGTCGTCATCCTCACCGCGCGCGGAGCCGAACAGCACGCCAAGGGCGTCGACACGGTCAGCGCCTACGTCAACCTGGCGCTCGCCCTCGGACTGCCCGGCCGACCCGGCTCCGGATACGGCTGCCTGACCGGCCAGGGCAACGGTCAGGGTGGCCGGGAGCACGGTCAGAAGGCCGACCAGCTGCCCGGCTACCGGCGCATCGACGACCCGGCGGCGCGGGCACACGTGGCCGGGGTGTGGGGCGTCGACCCGGCCGACCTGCCCGGGCCGGGGGTTTCCGCGTACGAGCTGCTGGACGCGCTCGGCACCCCGGCCGGGCCGAAGGCGTTGCTGGTCTTCGGCTCCAACCCGGTGGTCTCCGCCCCCCGCGCCGGCCGGGTCCAGCGCCGGCTGGCCGATCTGGACCTGCTGGTCGTCGCCGACTTCGTGCTCTCCGAAACGGCGGCCATGGCCGACGTGGTGCTGCCCACCGCCCAGTGGGCCGAAGAGGACGGCACCATGACCAACCTGGAGGGCCGGGTGCTGCGCCGGCACGCGCTGCGGCCGCCCCCGCCCGGCGCCCGCACCGACCTGGCCGTCCTGGCCGACCTGGCGCAGCGGCTCGGCTGCCCGGCCGGGCAGTTCCCGGCCGACCCCGCCGAGGTCTTCACCGAGCTACGCCGGGCCTCGGCCGGCGGGGTCGCCGACTACGCCGGGGTCACCTGGGAGCGGATCGACGCCGCCGACGGGGTCTTCTGGCCCTGCCCGGACCCGGACCGGCCGGACACCCCACGGATGTTCACCGAACGGTTCGCCACCCCGGACGGGCGGGCCCGGTTCGTGCCGGTGGAGCACCGGGCCGCCGCCGAGGAGGTCTGCGCCGACTACCCGCTCTACCTGACCACCGGCCGGGTGCTGGCCCAGTACCAGTCCGGTGCGCAGACCCGCCGGATCGCGCCGCTGCGCGGCGCCGCCCCGGAGGCCTTCGTGGAGCTGCACCCGGACCTGGCCGCCCGGCTCGGCGTCGCCGACGGCGACCCGGTCACGGTGACCAGCCGACGCGGCGAGATGCGCGCCCCGGCCCGACTGACCGAGTCGATCCGCCCGGACACCGTGTTCGCCCCGTTCCACTGGGGTGGCGCGGGGCGGATCAACTCGGTCACCAACGACGCGTTGGACCCGACATCCCGGATGCCCGAGTTCAAGATCTGTGCGGTCAGGGTGGAGCGAGCGTGA
- the rplM gene encoding 50S ribosomal protein L13, translated as MRTYSPKPGEIERQWHVIDASDVVLGRLATHAATLLRGKHKPTFAPHVDTGDFVIVVNAGKVALTGNKRHTKVAYRHSGYPGGLKQVGYDELLAKRPERAIELAVKGMLPHNKLGAKLIRKLKVYAGAEHPHGAQQPVPFEIKQIAQ; from the coding sequence GTGCGTACGTACAGCCCGAAGCCGGGTGAGATCGAGCGTCAGTGGCATGTGATCGACGCCTCTGACGTCGTGCTGGGCCGCCTGGCCACCCACGCCGCCACGCTGCTGCGCGGCAAGCACAAGCCGACTTTCGCGCCGCATGTCGACACCGGTGACTTCGTCATCGTCGTCAACGCCGGCAAGGTGGCGTTGACTGGCAACAAGCGGCACACCAAGGTGGCCTACCGGCACTCCGGGTACCCCGGCGGGCTGAAGCAGGTCGGCTACGACGAGCTGCTGGCCAAGCGCCCCGAGCGGGCGATCGAGCTGGCCGTCAAGGGCATGCTGCCGCACAACAAGCTCGGTGCCAAGCTGATCCGCAAGCTCAAGGTCTACGCCGGCGCCGAGCACCCGCACGGCGCGCAGCAGCCGGTGCCGTTCGAGATCAAGCAGATCGCGCAGTGA
- the rpsI gene encoding 30S ribosomal protein S9: MTDTTEASPVAVAETEPATAVTPAPVVRAPRGERPIQTVGRRKEAIVRVRIVPGSGKITCNGRELEEYFPSKVHQQLIREPLVTAEKAEAFDVIANLRGGGITGQAGALRLGIARALCANDGDDRPALKKAGFLTRDDRVKESKKYGLKKARKAPQYSKR; the protein is encoded by the coding sequence ATGACCGACACCACCGAGGCCAGCCCGGTCGCCGTTGCCGAGACCGAGCCGGCCACCGCCGTGACGCCCGCGCCAGTGGTGCGCGCGCCGCGCGGCGAGCGCCCGATCCAGACCGTTGGGCGGCGTAAGGAAGCCATCGTCCGGGTGCGGATCGTCCCCGGCTCCGGCAAGATCACCTGCAACGGTCGCGAGCTCGAGGAGTACTTCCCGAGCAAGGTGCACCAGCAGCTGATCCGGGAGCCGCTGGTGACGGCCGAGAAGGCCGAGGCGTTCGACGTGATCGCCAACCTGCGCGGCGGCGGCATCACCGGCCAGGCGGGTGCGCTGCGGCTGGGCATCGCCCGGGCGCTGTGCGCCAACGACGGCGACGACCGTCCGGCGCTGAAGAAGGCGGGTTTCCTCACCCGCGACGACCGGGTCAAGGAAAGCAAGAAGTACGGCCTGAAGAAGGCCCGTAAGGCTCCGCAGTACTCGAAGCGCTAG
- the glmM gene encoding phosphoglucosamine mutase: protein MARLFGTDGVRGRANADLTPELALAVAVAAAHTLAERDPSRQPLAVVGRDPRASGEMLEAAVVAGLTSAGANVLRVGVLPTPGVAFLVGETKADFGVMLSASHNPMPDNGIKLFAAGGHKLPDDLEMRIEAAIGAAIEGDGSTGRRRPTGAGIGRVSDLLDGAEHYVGHLVGTVDHRLDGLRVVVDCANGAAAEVGPVAYREAGAEVIAINAEPNGLNINDGCGSTHLDVVRAAVLEHGADLGLAHDGDADRCLAVTADGTEVDGDEIMAILALAMRDAGTLTADTLVATVMSNLGLRLAMSREGIKLVETKVGDRYVLEELRASGLALGGEQSGHIVMPSYATTGDGVLTGLQLMSRMAATGSSLAGLAAAITKLPQVLINVPVGDRVAGAGDPAVRAAAEQAEAELGGTGRVLLRPSGTEPLVRVMVEAATVETARSVAERIAAAVRAASPA from the coding sequence ATGGCGCGGCTGTTCGGCACCGATGGCGTACGCGGGCGGGCCAACGCCGATCTCACCCCGGAGCTGGCGCTGGCGGTCGCGGTCGCCGCCGCGCACACCCTGGCCGAGCGGGATCCGAGCCGTCAGCCGCTGGCCGTGGTCGGCCGCGACCCGCGGGCCAGCGGCGAGATGCTGGAGGCCGCCGTGGTGGCCGGGCTGACCAGCGCCGGCGCGAACGTGTTGCGGGTCGGTGTGCTACCGACCCCCGGTGTCGCGTTTCTGGTCGGCGAGACCAAGGCCGACTTCGGGGTGATGCTCTCCGCGTCGCACAACCCGATGCCGGACAACGGCATCAAGCTGTTCGCCGCCGGTGGGCACAAACTGCCGGACGATCTCGAGATGAGGATCGAGGCCGCGATCGGCGCGGCGATCGAGGGCGACGGGTCCACCGGCCGCCGGCGGCCCACCGGGGCCGGGATCGGCCGGGTGAGTGACCTGCTGGACGGGGCCGAGCACTACGTCGGGCATCTGGTCGGCACGGTCGACCACCGGCTCGACGGGCTGCGGGTGGTGGTCGACTGCGCCAACGGGGCGGCGGCCGAGGTCGGCCCGGTCGCCTACCGGGAGGCCGGCGCGGAGGTCATCGCGATCAACGCCGAGCCGAACGGGCTCAACATCAACGACGGTTGCGGCTCGACCCACCTCGATGTGGTCCGGGCCGCCGTACTCGAACACGGTGCCGATCTTGGGCTGGCCCACGACGGCGACGCCGACCGGTGCCTGGCGGTGACCGCCGACGGCACCGAGGTGGACGGCGACGAGATCATGGCGATCCTGGCGCTGGCCATGCGCGACGCCGGCACGTTGACCGCCGACACCCTGGTGGCCACCGTGATGAGCAACCTCGGTCTGCGACTGGCCATGTCCCGGGAGGGCATCAAGCTGGTCGAGACCAAGGTCGGCGACCGGTACGTGCTGGAGGAGCTGCGGGCCAGCGGGCTGGCGCTGGGCGGTGAGCAGAGCGGGCACATCGTGATGCCCAGCTACGCCACCACCGGCGACGGGGTGCTCACCGGGCTGCAGCTGATGTCCCGGATGGCGGCCACCGGATCCTCGCTGGCCGGCCTGGCCGCCGCCATCACCAAGCTGCCCCAGGTGCTGATCAACGTGCCGGTCGGCGACCGGGTCGCCGGCGCCGGAGACCCGGCGGTACGGGCCGCCGCCGAGCAGGCCGAGGCCGAGCTGGGCGGCACCGGGCGGGTGCTGCTGCGCCCGTCCGGCACCGAGCCACTGGTCCGGGTGATGGTCGAGGCGGCGACGGTGGAGACCGCCCGCTCGGTCGCCGAGCGGATCGCCGCTGCCGTCCGCGCGGCCAGCCCGGCCTGA
- a CDS encoding pyridoxal phosphate-dependent aminotransferase: MVTSPGAPADIDPLVRRMRPFGTTIFAEMSALAVRTGAVNLGQGFPDTDGPTVMLTAATEALRNGHNQYPPGPGIPALRTAVARNQQRFWDLDYDPETEVLITAGATEAITAAILALCEPGDEVVCFEPYYDSYAAAIALAGAVRRPVTLRPDGDGRYAFDPAALRAAVGPRTRLVLLNSPHNPTGKVFTVAELTAIAAICQEHDIWAVTDEVYEHLVFTDADTPHVPLATLPGMRDRTLRISSAGKTFSCTGWKIGWVSGPAALVSATARVKQFLTYVNGGPLQPAVAVALDLPDSYYTGLRQSMQAQRDQLVAGLSEAGFRVLVPEGTYFATADISALGGTDGIEFCLSLPERCGVVAVPTQVFYDEPDAGRLLVRFAFCKRPEVLAEASRRLAGLRPAG, from the coding sequence GTGGTCACCTCCCCCGGCGCCCCCGCCGACATCGACCCCCTGGTCCGCCGCATGCGCCCGTTCGGCACGACGATTTTCGCCGAGATGTCCGCTCTTGCCGTCCGCACCGGCGCGGTCAACCTCGGCCAGGGCTTCCCGGACACCGACGGGCCCACCGTGATGCTGACCGCCGCCACCGAGGCGCTGCGCAACGGCCACAACCAGTACCCACCAGGTCCTGGCATTCCGGCGCTGCGCACCGCCGTCGCCCGCAACCAGCAGCGCTTCTGGGATCTCGACTACGACCCGGAGACCGAGGTCCTGATCACCGCCGGCGCGACCGAGGCGATCACCGCCGCCATCCTCGCGCTGTGCGAGCCGGGCGACGAAGTCGTCTGCTTCGAGCCCTACTACGACTCGTACGCGGCCGCGATCGCGCTCGCCGGAGCGGTCCGCCGGCCGGTCACCCTACGTCCCGACGGGGACGGCCGGTACGCCTTCGACCCCGCCGCGCTGCGCGCCGCGGTCGGGCCGAGGACCCGCCTGGTGCTGCTCAACTCCCCGCACAACCCGACCGGCAAGGTCTTCACCGTCGCCGAGCTCACCGCGATCGCCGCGATCTGCCAGGAGCACGACATCTGGGCGGTCACCGACGAGGTCTACGAGCACCTCGTCTTCACCGACGCCGACACCCCGCACGTCCCGCTCGCCACCCTGCCCGGGATGCGAGACCGGACGCTGCGCATCTCGTCGGCCGGCAAGACCTTCTCCTGTACGGGCTGGAAGATCGGCTGGGTCAGTGGGCCGGCCGCGTTGGTCTCCGCCACCGCCCGGGTCAAGCAGTTCCTCACCTACGTCAACGGTGGGCCGCTGCAGCCGGCCGTCGCGGTGGCGCTGGACCTGCCGGACAGCTACTACACCGGGCTGCGGCAGAGCATGCAGGCGCAGCGCGACCAGCTGGTGGCCGGGCTGTCCGAGGCCGGATTCCGGGTGTTGGTGCCCGAGGGCACCTACTTCGCCACGGCCGACATCAGCGCGCTTGGCGGCACCGACGGGATCGAATTCTGCCTGTCCCTACCGGAGCGCTGTGGCGTGGTCGCGGTACCGACCCAGGTGTTCTACGACGAGCCGGACGCCGGGCGACTGCTGGTCAGGTTCGCCTTCTGCAAACGTCCCGAGGTCCTCGCCGAAGCCAGCCGGCGGCTGGCCGGCCTGCGACCGGCCGGCTGA